The stretch of DNA GTAAGTCAGTAGACTTACTGCAAGAATTTCGCTCAAGTGTCCACACTTGAATGGGCGAAAATCCTTTTGACCTTTCGGCATTAATAGTTTCCATCTATTTACTTGTTGTTGTACTAGTCCAGCGAGTACACTACAGGAATTGAAGCACAAAAGACACAAAGAACACAAAAGAAATCATAAAAGCCTTTTGTGTCCTTTTGATGCTTTTGTGGTTTAAAAATCAAAATCTTAACAATGGAACATTCCGATTTGTCGGAAAAAAACACAAGACTTCAGTGTTTACTGACTAAAGCCAATGTCACAGGAGTGTACTATATAATTTCAACCTGACGTTCTACTTTGATAGGATACACCCTGTCTTCTTCAACATCTACTCGTTCTGCACCTTTTTCTGCAATCATTTCTGTATCAAAATCCTTGAGCCGCACGACAGCTGCCAAACAGATATAAAAAACAATGCTTGTGGGTAGTTGTACGATGGCTTCTTGTGGATAGCTCGCCAATGTTAAAACGAACAGTATATTAGCAATTGCTAAATACATCATCTTGATGGTAGGGTCTTTGACCCGAAAATAATAGTAGATACATTGTTTTAGAGATACAAAAAGCGAAATACAATACACAATCAAACCTATCCAACCGAGTTCTATTGCGATTCGAACCAAACCACTGTCGTGTGCAAAGTGTGCCAGAAAAGAATCAGGTGTAAAACGCTGTCCCCACAATCCTGTGCTACCCAAACCTGCACCCATAGGGTGTTTGCGGATGAAGGGTTGTATAAAAGCTTGGTTTCTAAGCCGCAATTGCATAGAAGGATCTTCATTGGGTTTGAACGCAGACTGTATGCGGTAAATAACAGGGTTTCCTGTCGATTTGAGTACCAATACTCCGCCGAATAGCAGTAGCGCAAATGCAAGTAAAATTGTTTCTTTTCGGAAGGTCATCAAAGTAAAAAAGAAAAAACCTGCGGGAAGTAGTACAAATGCGGTGCGAGTACCCGTATAGGCTGTTACCCAAAATAGCATAATAGCAGCAATAGCAAGCGCAAAACGTTTCCACCATTTTATTGGAGCTATTAGCATAATAGCGCAAAACATTCCCATATATACTGTATAAATACTAAAAGTGGTGGGATCACCAAAGGTAGAAAAAATTCGAAGTCGCCCCCATTGAAAGACCAACTGAAATCGTTCTTTTTCGGCATACAACCATGCTATTTCATAGTTGGTAAAACCACGAAATTCTTGGTAAAATCCATACAATGCGTTGAAAACTGCAATTGCCACTAAAATTTTGAAAACCAACTTAATGTATTGAAGGCTACTAAAAGCATAACAGGCTATGAAATACAGTAAAATCAACCCTGCCATACTCCGAACAGTGTACATCCAGGCAGTTTGAGAAGCAGCTACGGGATTGATGGCTTGTATGAGATTGAGAAATACCCAAATGAATATCCAGAAACTAATGGGACTTTTGGCAAAACTCCAATCACGTTCTTGGATTTGCTTGATAAACATACCAAAAAACATAATCACAAGCAATATATCTAAGGCAATACCTATGGGTATATCTGTGATTTTTTTGAAGTATTGAATGGTGAAAGCGATAAGAGTCATGGTAATCAAACCAAACTGAAGATTGAACAAACAAGCAAAAACGGTAGGTATTCCTATGATTACCCCCAATAATACGATGCTAAATTTCAGACCAATATTGCAGGCTATCACTGATAAAACAATTCCAATAACACTACATAAGGCATAACCTATTGGCGTATTTAGTTTTAGCGTGATTATTTGTTCTTTCAACCATGACTTTACTGCTCGGTATGCAGTCATACCCTTTCGGGTATGGATGGTTAAGTAAGACATCTATTAAGTACAAATTAGTGGTTCAAGATTGGCGGATCAATCTGGTTCTATGATTTCAAATTCTATTTTATCGGTATGATGGTTTTTATCCGGTTGGTCTTGATTTTTTTCTATTTCATCTACTGTATCTTCTGCTTTGGGTTTATTGATGATGATGTAAGGTTCCTTTGCAGGTTCTATATCAAAGTCTTTTAATCGTACAACTGCTGCCAATACAATATAAAAAACAATACTGGTAGGTAACTGCACAATTGCCTCTTGTGGGTAATTTGCCAAAATGAGTAGAAACAGCACGTTCGACAAGCCCAAATACATTGTTTTGATGGTCGGGTCTTTCACCCGATAGTAGTAATACACTGCTTGATACATGACCACAAATAAAAATATGCAGTACAGCAACAAGCCTATCCATCCCAACTCAATTGCAACCCGCACAAAACCACTATCATGGGCAAAATGTGCTAAAAAAGAATCGGGTGTAAATCGCTGTCCCCATAAGCCTGTACTCCCCAAACCTGCCCCCATAGGATGTTTGTGAATGAAAGGCTGAATAAATGCTTGGTTCTTCAATCGAAGTTGCATCGAGGCATCTTCTTGTGGCTTGAAAGCCGATTGAATCCGATAGATAATGGGATTGCCCGTAGATTTCATCATCAATCCAGCTCCTAATATAATTCCTATGAAAGCAACTATAAGAACCTCTTTACGCATGGTCATAAACGTAAAAAAGAACAAACCTGCGGGTATCAACACATAGGCCGTTCTTGTACCTGTATAAGCGGTGACCCACAACATCAATACGGCACATACTCCCAATACAATTCGTTTGTTTTGGGTAATTGGTGCCAATACCATAATTCCACAAAACATCCCCATGTACACTGTATAAATCCCGAAAGTAGTAGGATCAGCAAAAGTGGAAAAAAGCCGTAAATGTCCCCACTGATAAATCAACTGAAAACGCTCTGGATCGGAATACAACCAGGCCAATTCAAACTGAGGAAACCCGACAAATTCTTGGTAAAATCCATACAAGGTGTTACACAATGCAATACCAATAATAAGCTTGAAAACCAGCTTAATATATGCCAAACTGCTGAAAGCATAACATGCAATGAAGTACAACAAAATCAGCCCCGCCATACTCCGAACCGTATAAAGCCACGCCATTTTGGATTCAGCAGAAGGATTGATAACTTGTATCAGGTTGAGAAATACCCAAACCAAAATCCATGCACTAATTGGGTTTTTTGCGAAACTCCAGTCTCTCTCAATTACTTGTTTGATAATCATTCCAAAGAACATCAAAAACATCAACCCATCCATCAAAACACCAACAGGAACATCCATGACTTTCTTGATAGGAATCACAACAAAGGCAACCGATATCATGATAATCAATCCAATCTGATGGCGAAACAAGCAAAACAACAACACAGGAACGGCAAAAATAGCTCCCAACAATAGAATACCTATCTTCAAACCAAGCATAGGAATGACTACTGCAATCGCTAAGGCTGCCATCCCTAAAGCTACATAACCTATAGGGTTATTTAATTTTTGGATAAATACTTGCTTGCTAAACCAATCCTTTACTTTATTAAGAGGATTGTAAAATCGAATTTTGGGCGATAAATACGACATTTTTCAATGTTCTTTAATTTGGGGGAAATCAGTGGAACTTCAAAATACAAATTCAAAAACCCACTGTTTAGAATTATTTAATATCGAATTCGTCTAAATTATTTTGAGAGTTTCACTTATACTTGAAATTTTAATTATTTTTTTCAAAAAA from Chitinophagales bacterium encodes:
- a CDS encoding O-antigen ligase family protein; translated protein: MSYLTIHTRKGMTAYRAVKSWLKEQIITLKLNTPIGYALCSVIGIVLSVIACNIGLKFSIVLLGVIIGIPTVFACLFNLQFGLITMTLIAFTIQYFKKITDIPIGIALDILLVIMFFGMFIKQIQERDWSFAKSPISFWIFIWVFLNLIQAINPVAASQTAWMYTVRSMAGLILLYFIACYAFSSLQYIKLVFKILVAIAVFNALYGFYQEFRGFTNYEIAWLYAEKERFQLVFQWGRLRIFSTFGDPTTFSIYTVYMGMFCAIMLIAPIKWWKRFALAIAAIMLFWVTAYTGTRTAFVLLPAGFFFFTLMTFRKETILLAFALLLFGGVLVLKSTGNPVIYRIQSAFKPNEDPSMQLRLRNQAFIQPFIRKHPMGAGLGSTGLWGQRFTPDSFLAHFAHDSGLVRIAIELGWIGLIVYCISLFVSLKQCIYYYFRVKDPTIKMMYLAIANILFVLTLASYPQEAIVQLPTSIVFYICLAAVVRLKDFDTEMIAEKGAERVDVEEDRVYPIKVERQVEII
- a CDS encoding O-antigen ligase family protein, whose translation is MSYLSPKIRFYNPLNKVKDWFSKQVFIQKLNNPIGYVALGMAALAIAVVIPMLGLKIGILLLGAIFAVPVLLFCLFRHQIGLIIMISVAFVVIPIKKVMDVPVGVLMDGLMFLMFFGMIIKQVIERDWSFAKNPISAWILVWVFLNLIQVINPSAESKMAWLYTVRSMAGLILLYFIACYAFSSLAYIKLVFKLIIGIALCNTLYGFYQEFVGFPQFELAWLYSDPERFQLIYQWGHLRLFSTFADPTTFGIYTVYMGMFCGIMVLAPITQNKRIVLGVCAVLMLWVTAYTGTRTAYVLIPAGLFFFTFMTMRKEVLIVAFIGIILGAGLMMKSTGNPIIYRIQSAFKPQEDASMQLRLKNQAFIQPFIHKHPMGAGLGSTGLWGQRFTPDSFLAHFAHDSGFVRVAIELGWIGLLLYCIFLFVVMYQAVYYYYRVKDPTIKTMYLGLSNVLFLLILANYPQEAIVQLPTSIVFYIVLAAVVRLKDFDIEPAKEPYIIINKPKAEDTVDEIEKNQDQPDKNHHTDKIEFEIIEPD